A genomic segment from Streptomyces sp. NBC_00459 encodes:
- a CDS encoding acyl-CoA desaturase has protein sequence MPQTAALAEPPGTPAAQPGGSDFAPLLRAIKGQGLLERRYTWYALGIVGNLLALAAVVTGIVLIGSSWWVLLLAPPLAVFCARTAFLGHDAGHAQITGNRAMSRAIGLLHADLLLGMSYSWWIDKHNRHHANPNHIDKDPDVVADVLVFTGEQARHRTGFRRRLTRNQAWLFFPLTLLEGIALKISGFRDLRRQAPRERAVEAALLLTHVASYATLLLTTLTPGRALAFAALHQALLGLHLGMAFAPNHKGMEMPDPEGERWGHLRRQVLTSRNVRGSALTDWFLGGLNYQVEHHLFPSMPRPHLRLAQPTVRAYCREVGIPYTETGLVDSYRQALRHMYDVGAPLRGE, from the coding sequence ATGCCTCAGACCGCCGCCCTCGCCGAACCTCCGGGAACCCCAGCAGCGCAGCCCGGCGGCAGCGACTTCGCCCCCCTCCTGCGCGCCATCAAGGGGCAAGGGCTTCTGGAGCGGCGGTACACCTGGTACGCCCTCGGGATCGTCGGCAACCTGCTCGCCCTGGCCGCCGTCGTCACGGGCATCGTGCTGATCGGCAGCTCCTGGTGGGTCCTGCTCCTCGCCCCGCCGCTCGCCGTGTTCTGCGCCCGCACGGCCTTCCTGGGCCACGACGCGGGCCACGCCCAGATCACCGGCAACAGGGCCATGAGCCGTGCGATCGGCCTGCTCCACGCCGACCTGCTGCTGGGGATGAGCTATTCCTGGTGGATCGACAAGCACAACCGCCACCACGCCAACCCCAACCACATCGACAAGGACCCCGACGTCGTCGCCGACGTCCTGGTGTTCACGGGCGAACAGGCGCGGCATCGCACCGGCTTTCGGCGCCGGCTGACCCGAAATCAGGCATGGCTCTTCTTCCCGCTCACCCTTCTCGAAGGCATCGCTCTGAAGATCTCCGGCTTCAGGGACCTGCGCCGACAGGCGCCCCGGGAACGAGCCGTGGAAGCCGCGCTGCTGCTGACCCATGTCGCCTCGTACGCGACACTGCTGCTGACCACCCTCACTCCGGGCCGGGCACTCGCCTTCGCCGCGCTCCACCAGGCTCTGCTCGGTCTCCACCTGGGCATGGCCTTCGCCCCCAACCACAAGGGCATGGAGATGCCCGACCCCGAGGGGGAGCGTTGGGGCCATCTGCGCCGCCAGGTGCTCACCTCGCGCAACGTCCGAGGCAGCGCCCTGACCGACTGGTTTCTCGGCGGCCTCAACTACCAGGTCGAACACCACCTCTTCCCGAGCATGCCCCGCCCTCATCTGCGGCTCGCCCAGCCGACGGTGCGCGCCTACTGCCGTGAGGTGGGTATTCCCTATACGGAGACGGGGCTCGTCGACTCGTACCGGCAGGCCCTGCGGCACATGTACGACGTGGGAGCGCCTCTCAGGGGCGAGTAG
- a CDS encoding SNF2-related protein, which produces MQRIPAATPSEISELARCCAVFVPGEPARTGLVAFWRPDGEAPPAVAAGTVDDLTVILPGDLGVERTQVTAVLIPVRAALPVLTRARGAAQGHRATAFWGTAAVLALQLAARGLLLPGLSTGDHDAWRAGPLAAPDVERVRELAAAMPPEAHAVPLEGTEPPRLPDPERLLRAFLDAVADALPRSPAASLATGGAAYAVREPQHVPEQREWAAEVAAGHDAGVRISLRVEVPGLASAGPDETALRFRAVLQVHSVSEPGLMADAAEVWASAGAPGRAFGPRARMDALLALRRAARTWPPLTPLLSAAVPDAVELADEEVTELLGEGARALSAAGVEVHWPKELARKLTARAVVGPPEEGMGPGKTPSDTPSFLSADALLAFNWWFALGDQQLTREELDRLAEANRPVVRLRDQWVLVDPREVRRAHAQQDRKITPVDALSAALTGSTEVDGRSVEVRPTGWLAALRDRISDPDTQDPVGQPAALDATLRDYQLRGLNWLARMTSLGLGCCLADDMGLGKTITLIALHLHRQTDASAAGPTLVVCPTSLMGNWQREIERFAPGTPVRRFHGSRRSLEALAYGEFVLTTYGTMRLDARRLAEAPWGLLVADEAQHVKNPYSETARELRSIGARARVALTGTPVENNLSELWAILDWTTPGLLGRLGTFRSRYAQSVEGGQDPAAAERLARLVRPFLLRRRKSDPGIAPELPPKTETDRAVSLTKEQTGLYEAVVRETLAEISGADNMVRRGLIVKLLTGLKQICNHPAQFLKEDRPHIAGRSGKLELLDELLDTILSEGASVLVFTQYVQMARLLERHLAARGVPTQFLHGGTPVGEREAMVERFQEGGVPVFLLSLKAAGTGLNLTRAEHVVHYDRWWNPAVEAQATDRAYRIGQNRPVQVHRLIAEGTIEDRIAEMLNRKRALADSVLGSGEAALTELTDTELADLVRLRGGA; this is translated from the coding sequence GTGCAGAGGATTCCCGCGGCAACCCCCTCCGAGATCTCCGAACTGGCCCGCTGCTGTGCCGTGTTCGTGCCCGGCGAGCCGGCCCGCACCGGCCTGGTCGCGTTCTGGCGGCCCGACGGCGAGGCGCCGCCCGCCGTGGCCGCCGGAACCGTCGACGACCTGACCGTGATCCTGCCGGGCGACCTTGGCGTCGAACGGACACAGGTGACCGCCGTCCTGATCCCGGTGCGTGCGGCGTTGCCGGTCCTCACGCGGGCGCGTGGCGCCGCGCAGGGCCACAGGGCGACGGCGTTCTGGGGTACGGCCGCCGTTCTCGCGCTGCAACTGGCCGCGCGCGGCCTGCTGTTGCCCGGGCTCTCCACGGGGGACCACGACGCCTGGCGGGCCGGGCCGCTCGCCGCGCCGGACGTGGAACGTGTCCGTGAACTCGCCGCCGCGATGCCCCCGGAAGCGCACGCCGTGCCGCTGGAGGGCACGGAGCCGCCGCGACTGCCCGACCCGGAGCGGCTGTTGCGCGCCTTCCTGGACGCGGTGGCCGACGCACTGCCCCGCTCCCCCGCCGCCTCGCTCGCCACAGGCGGGGCCGCCTACGCGGTACGGGAACCTCAGCACGTGCCGGAGCAGCGTGAATGGGCCGCCGAGGTGGCCGCCGGGCACGACGCGGGTGTACGGATCTCACTGCGGGTGGAGGTACCGGGGCTGGCGTCGGCCGGGCCGGACGAGACCGCCCTTCGGTTCCGAGCCGTGCTCCAGGTCCACAGTGTGAGCGAGCCCGGGCTGATGGCGGACGCGGCCGAGGTGTGGGCTTCGGCCGGCGCCCCCGGTCGCGCCTTCGGCCCGCGCGCGCGGATGGACGCCCTGCTCGCGCTGCGCCGCGCGGCCCGGACCTGGCCGCCGCTCACGCCCCTGCTCTCGGCAGCCGTTCCGGACGCGGTCGAACTCGCCGACGAAGAGGTCACGGAACTGCTCGGGGAAGGCGCCCGCGCCCTGTCCGCCGCCGGGGTCGAGGTGCACTGGCCCAAGGAGCTGGCCCGCAAACTGACGGCCCGTGCGGTCGTCGGCCCACCCGAGGAGGGCATGGGCCCGGGGAAGACTCCTTCGGACACGCCGTCGTTCCTGTCCGCCGACGCGCTCCTCGCCTTCAACTGGTGGTTCGCACTGGGCGACCAGCAGCTCACGCGCGAGGAGCTGGACCGTCTCGCCGAGGCGAACCGCCCAGTGGTGCGGCTGCGTGACCAGTGGGTCCTCGTCGACCCTCGGGAGGTACGCCGCGCTCACGCACAGCAGGACCGCAAGATCACCCCCGTAGACGCCCTCAGCGCCGCCCTGACGGGCTCCACGGAGGTCGACGGCCGCTCGGTCGAGGTACGGCCCACCGGGTGGCTGGCGGCCCTGCGGGACCGCATCTCGGACCCGGACACGCAGGACCCCGTGGGTCAGCCGGCCGCGCTCGACGCCACACTGCGCGACTACCAGCTGCGGGGCCTCAACTGGCTGGCCCGGATGACGTCCCTGGGTCTCGGCTGCTGTCTGGCCGACGACATGGGCCTCGGCAAGACGATCACGCTGATCGCGTTGCATCTGCACCGGCAGACCGACGCGTCGGCGGCAGGGCCCACTCTCGTCGTCTGCCCGACGTCCCTGATGGGCAACTGGCAGCGCGAGATCGAGCGGTTCGCGCCCGGTACGCCCGTACGCCGCTTCCACGGGTCGCGGCGCAGCCTGGAGGCCCTGGCCTACGGCGAGTTCGTGCTCACCACGTACGGCACGATGCGCCTGGACGCGCGGCGGCTGGCCGAGGCGCCTTGGGGCCTGCTCGTGGCGGACGAGGCACAGCACGTCAAGAACCCGTACTCGGAGACGGCCCGGGAACTGCGTTCCATCGGCGCACGCGCACGCGTGGCGCTCACCGGCACGCCGGTGGAGAACAACCTGTCGGAACTGTGGGCGATCCTGGACTGGACGACCCCGGGACTGCTGGGCCGGCTCGGCACCTTCCGCTCGCGGTACGCGCAGTCCGTCGAGGGCGGTCAGGACCCGGCCGCAGCCGAGCGTCTGGCCCGGCTCGTACGCCCGTTCCTGCTGCGGCGGCGCAAGTCGGACCCGGGCATCGCTCCCGAGCTGCCGCCGAAGACGGAGACCGACCGTGCCGTGTCGCTCACCAAGGAGCAGACAGGGCTGTACGAGGCGGTGGTACGGGAGACGCTCGCGGAGATCTCCGGCGCCGACAACATGGTGCGGCGCGGGCTGATCGTGAAGCTGCTGACCGGTCTGAAGCAGATCTGCAACCATCCGGCGCAGTTCCTCAAGGAGGACCGACCGCACATCGCGGGACGCTCCGGGAAGCTGGAACTGCTGGACGAGTTGCTCGACACCATCCTCTCCGAGGGAGCGAGCGTTCTGGTCTTCACCCAGTACGTCCAGATGGCGCGGCTCCTGGAACGGCATCTGGCGGCACGCGGCGTGCCCACGCAGTTCCTCCACGGCGGCACGCCCGTCGGGGAACGCGAGGCGATGGTCGAGCGTTTCCAGGAGGGTGGGGTTCCCGTCTTCCTGCTGTCGTTGAAGGCCGCCGGCACCGGCCTGAACCTGACCAGGGCCGAGCATGTCGTGCACTACGACCGCTGGTGGAACCCCGCGGTCGAGGCCCAGGCCACGGACCGCGCGTACCGCATCGGCCAGAACCGTCCGGTGCAGGTGCACCGGCTGATCGCCGAGGGCACGATCGAGGACCGCATCGCCGAGATGCTGAACCGCAAGCGGGCGCTGGCCGACTCGGTGCTCGGCTCCGGCGAGGCCGCGCTCACGGAACTCACGGACACCGAACTGGCCGACCTGGTGCGACTGCGAGGGGGCGCGTGA
- a CDS encoding SWF or SNF family helicase encodes MNQHNGDRYNGDEQNGDDYDDEAYGRDASGADLERTFAALPPPQGRGFAETWWGRAWLKSLEDAALDSEQVRAGRRLARAGAVGAVSVRPGRITAVVQDRDLSTHRSDVLLQELSDEQWDRFLDMAVERAGHIAALLDRDMPPHLVEDSAAAGVELLPGMGDLEPECDCGAWDHCGHTAALCYQVARLLDQDPFVLLLMRGRGERALLDDVQSRGAVLADEEAGPEGVDAAETYAAGDILPALPPLPLLPDAPGTPPALDTDVPPAPGVDPGALEFLAARTAVEAHRLLAEALGAGHGRRPVEAELTMAQDAVRLAAGNPSGAVSDRLAEGSGRGRDQLASAVCAWRFGGSAALSVLEEEWTVEGDVLARARAALDSAWDEDERPILQAARNRWTVVGTGSQLRLGRDGRWWPYRKQGGRWVPAGQAAQDPGTALALMERTAEASEGR; translated from the coding sequence ATGAATCAGCACAACGGTGACCGGTACAACGGCGACGAACAGAACGGCGACGACTACGACGACGAGGCGTACGGGAGGGACGCGTCCGGCGCCGACCTGGAGCGCACGTTCGCCGCGCTGCCTCCCCCACAGGGGCGCGGTTTCGCGGAGACGTGGTGGGGGCGTGCCTGGCTCAAGTCGCTTGAGGACGCGGCACTGGACTCCGAGCAGGTGCGGGCGGGCCGCCGGCTCGCGCGCGCGGGAGCCGTGGGCGCGGTGTCGGTGCGGCCGGGGCGCATCACCGCCGTCGTCCAGGACCGCGACCTGTCCACGCACCGCTCCGACGTCCTGCTGCAGGAGCTGTCCGACGAACAGTGGGACCGCTTTCTGGACATGGCGGTCGAGCGGGCCGGTCACATCGCGGCCCTGCTGGACCGGGACATGCCCCCGCACCTGGTGGAGGACTCCGCTGCCGCCGGAGTCGAACTCCTGCCCGGCATGGGTGATCTGGAGCCGGAGTGCGACTGCGGCGCCTGGGACCACTGCGGTCATACGGCCGCGCTCTGCTATCAGGTGGCGCGACTGCTGGACCAGGACCCCTTCGTCCTGCTGCTGATGCGGGGACGCGGCGAACGTGCCCTGCTGGACGACGTCCAGAGCCGTGGCGCCGTACTCGCCGACGAGGAGGCCGGGCCGGAGGGCGTGGACGCGGCCGAGACGTACGCGGCCGGGGACATCCTCCCGGCGCTGCCTCCCCTGCCCCTGCTGCCCGACGCGCCCGGGACACCGCCGGCGCTGGACACCGACGTCCCGCCCGCGCCCGGGGTGGATCCTGGCGCGCTGGAGTTCCTGGCCGCGCGGACGGCCGTGGAGGCGCATCGCCTGCTTGCCGAGGCGCTCGGTGCCGGTCATGGACGGCGGCCGGTCGAGGCGGAGTTGACGATGGCCCAGGACGCGGTGCGACTGGCTGCGGGCAACCCTTCGGGGGCCGTTTCCGACCGGCTCGCGGAGGGGTCGGGACGCGGCCGGGACCAGTTGGCGTCCGCCGTCTGCGCCTGGCGGTTCGGTGGCTCGGCGGCGTTGTCGGTCCTGGAGGAGGAGTGGACTGTCGAGGGCGATGTGCTCGCACGCGCGCGTGCCGCGCTCGACTCGGCCTGGGACGAGGACGAGCGGCCGATACTGCAGGCGGCGCGCAACCGGTGGACGGTGGTCGGCACGGGCAGTCAACTGCGCCTGGGGCGGGACGGCCGCTGGTGGCCGTACCGCAAGCAGGGCGGCCGTTGGGTGCCCGCCGGGCAGGCGGCCCAGGACCCGGGGACCGCGCTGGCCCTGATGGAGCGGACAGCCGAGGCGAGCGAGGGCAGGTGA
- a CDS encoding family 43 glycosylhydrolase, with product MRPRDRRRSRPGALAAVAVASILAGIVGPAAPARAAEITDGLALWYKLDATSGTVAADASGHGRNGTVNGTASWSGAGEGLSFNGSSTYIKVPDNIMTGMNSITVSMDVQIDATQTTPYFLYGFGNTTDGSGNGYLFSTGDPLRTGIASGNWTTEQNTRTSAPLQRSVWKHVTYTQTGTTGILYQDGVEVARNTSVTVTPGSIGSGSTTANHIGKSLYTGDKLFKGKLRDFRVYNRALAPGEVVQLSGNTTGITTATHPALKIAAIVDDAHSRITLPLTEGTDLTTLAPQFSLVEGASISPASGTSRDFTEPLTYEVTGSDGQKRTWTVSALIMNSPVLPGLTADPNIVRFGDTYYISPTTDGFAGWSGTQFKAYSSKDLVHWQDHGVILDLGPDVSWADTRAWAPTAAERNGKYYLYYSADTNIGVAVSDSPTGPFRDPLGKPLIARGAYTGQMIDPAVFTDDDGKQYLYWGNGRAYVVPLNDDMVSFDTSKVVNITPSGYTEGTFVIKRKGTYYFMWSEGDTRDENYRVAYATGPSPTGPWTNRGPLLEKDLALGIKGPGHHSVVQVPNTDDWYIAYHRFALPGGDGTHRETTIDKLEFDSSGLIKKVVPTLGSIAALPTLPTNTTRSLRSVNFTGRYAAVRSDSLGHLDPVTSSSTTEVKQSATFTVVPGLAEPTCYSFRDSSGRYLRHKDYRIRFDASNGSTTFNSDATYCARPGSATGSVGLESYNYPGRYLRHHNYELRIDPYQETVTFRADSSFKAVSPWA from the coding sequence GTGAGACCTCGGGACCGCCGAAGATCCCGGCCGGGCGCTCTGGCCGCCGTGGCCGTCGCCTCGATCCTGGCGGGCATCGTCGGTCCGGCGGCCCCCGCCCGGGCGGCGGAGATCACCGACGGCCTGGCTCTCTGGTACAAACTCGACGCCACCTCGGGCACCGTGGCGGCGGACGCCTCGGGCCACGGCCGGAACGGCACCGTCAACGGCACCGCGAGCTGGTCGGGTGCCGGCGAAGGGCTCTCGTTCAACGGGTCGAGCACCTACATCAAGGTGCCGGACAACATCATGACCGGCATGAACTCGATCACCGTCTCGATGGACGTGCAGATCGACGCCACGCAGACCACGCCGTACTTCCTCTACGGCTTCGGCAACACCACCGACGGCAGCGGCAACGGGTACCTGTTCAGCACCGGCGACCCGTTGCGGACCGGCATCGCTTCCGGGAACTGGACCACCGAGCAGAACACCCGGACCTCCGCCCCACTGCAGCGCTCGGTCTGGAAGCACGTCACCTACACCCAGACCGGCACCACGGGCATCCTCTACCAGGACGGCGTCGAGGTGGCCCGCAACACGTCGGTCACCGTCACCCCGGGTTCCATCGGGTCCGGCAGCACCACGGCCAACCACATAGGCAAGTCGCTCTACACCGGCGACAAGCTCTTCAAGGGCAAGCTCCGCGACTTCCGTGTCTACAACCGGGCGCTGGCTCCCGGCGAGGTCGTCCAACTCAGCGGGAACACCACGGGCATCACCACGGCCACCCACCCCGCGCTGAAGATCGCCGCCATCGTCGACGACGCGCACAGCAGAATCACCCTCCCTTTGACGGAGGGCACCGACCTCACCACGCTCGCCCCGCAGTTCTCCCTCGTCGAGGGCGCGTCCATCAGCCCGGCCTCGGGTACCTCGCGCGACTTCACCGAGCCGCTCACGTACGAGGTGACCGGCTCCGACGGCCAGAAGCGCACCTGGACGGTCTCGGCGCTGATCATGAACAGCCCAGTCCTGCCGGGGCTCACCGCCGACCCGAACATCGTCCGGTTCGGCGACACCTACTACATCTCCCCGACCACCGACGGCTTCGCGGGCTGGAGCGGTACGCAGTTCAAGGCGTACTCCTCCAAGGACCTGGTCCACTGGCAGGACCACGGAGTCATCCTCGACCTCGGACCCGACGTCAGCTGGGCCGACACCCGGGCCTGGGCCCCGACGGCGGCCGAGAGGAACGGGAAGTACTACCTCTACTACTCCGCCGACACGAACATCGGTGTCGCGGTCTCCGACTCACCCACCGGCCCGTTCAGGGACCCGCTCGGCAAACCCCTGATCGCCCGCGGCGCCTACACCGGCCAGATGATCGACCCGGCGGTCTTCACCGACGACGACGGGAAGCAGTACCTCTACTGGGGCAACGGCCGGGCGTACGTGGTCCCTCTGAACGACGACATGGTCTCCTTCGACACCTCCAAGGTCGTCAACATCACCCCCAGCGGCTACACCGAGGGCACGTTTGTCATCAAGCGCAAGGGCACCTACTACTTCATGTGGTCGGAGGGCGACACACGCGACGAGAACTACCGGGTCGCCTACGCCACCGGCCCCTCGCCCACCGGTCCCTGGACCAACCGGGGCCCGCTCCTGGAAAAGGACCTCGCCCTCGGCATCAAGGGCCCCGGCCACCACTCCGTGGTGCAGGTGCCGAACACCGACGACTGGTACATCGCCTACCACCGCTTCGCCCTCCCCGGCGGCGACGGCACCCACCGCGAAACCACCATCGACAAGCTGGAGTTCGACTCGAGCGGCCTGATCAAGAAGGTCGTCCCCACCCTGGGGAGCATCGCCGCGCTCCCCACTCTGCCGACGAACACCACCCGCTCGCTCCGGTCGGTCAACTTCACCGGCCGCTATGCCGCCGTCCGCTCCGACAGCCTCGGCCACCTCGACCCGGTGACCTCCTCCAGCACCACGGAGGTCAAGCAGAGCGCCACATTCACCGTCGTACCCGGCCTGGCGGAGCCCACCTGCTACTCGTTCCGTGACTCCTCCGGCCGCTACCTCCGCCACAAGGACTACCGGATCCGCTTCGACGCGAGCAACGGCTCGACGACCTTCAACAGCGACGCCACCTACTGCGCCCGGCCCGGTTCGGCCACCGGCTCGGTCGGCCTGGAGTCGTACAACTACCCCGGCCGCTACCTCCGCCACCACAACTACGAGCTGCGCATCGACCCCTACCAGGAGACCGTCACCTTCCGCGCCGACAGCTCCTTCAAGGCGGTCAGCCCCTGGGCCTGA
- a CDS encoding alpha-L-fucosidase: MSQPITRRRVLAGMAAMTVAAAVTPTLAVPAHAAAAGEPLPLPPLRIPKIDMGVEQQSDEKIQWLRDAKLGMFIHWGVYSGPAKGEWFMENAAVTPENYRKYVTDATGEQFTATAYNPADWAQLAKDMGAKYTVLTARHHDGFALWPSTHPNAWHAGQAPLQADFIGRYVTAVRDAGLKVGLYISPLSWRYPGYYDVNGTNCLANKWGYTTDPAHKENARIMKNELYQQVRELVTQYGKIDDLWWDGGWLGQQGSDASAAFFWEPGRFRDPANEWPVDSAHSETDPATGKPLGLTGLVRKHQPDIVTTLRSGWIGDFTSEEGPSVPSGAIRTGKVAEKCFTIGGAWGYKAGASVMGFGTAMNILVNAWVRNMTCLVNVGPDRTGAVPTAQADLVRRIGSFMTTCGEAVYGTTGGPWQPLDGKYGYTYKGSTFYLHLLPGYSGTSFTTPSIGDAQVTRVYDVASGTDLPYSVGADGKVTVTGIDRTRIPEDSVVGVALDRTVQPADIAVGKAATASSQETSKGNTAAMSVDGATVTRWCANNGNTGNWLKVDLGAAKSLTGARIAWELDATNYRYRIEGSTDSATWTTLADRTDTTSTSQVQTVVLSGQARYVRVTVTGLPAGVWASIRNLEIYDRPFTADLGTFRLVNRKSGKVMDVSDASGADGAAIIQWPSTGGTNQQWKLLPNADGSYRLANVRSGKLLESPDNSLKGAILDQSTDDGGDNQWWNLVPSQAGGYYRLVNVRNGWCADVKDAATTDGVKVIQWPTTDGPNQDWQLVAL; the protein is encoded by the coding sequence TTGTCACAGCCGATCACTCGACGAAGAGTGCTGGCCGGTATGGCGGCCATGACGGTCGCCGCCGCCGTCACCCCGACACTGGCGGTACCCGCCCATGCTGCTGCCGCCGGTGAGCCGTTGCCGCTCCCGCCGCTGCGGATCCCCAAGATCGACATGGGCGTGGAGCAGCAGTCCGACGAGAAGATCCAGTGGTTGCGGGATGCCAAGCTCGGCATGTTCATCCACTGGGGCGTCTACTCCGGCCCGGCCAAGGGCGAGTGGTTCATGGAGAACGCCGCCGTCACCCCGGAGAACTACCGGAAGTACGTCACCGACGCCACCGGCGAACAGTTCACCGCCACCGCCTACAACCCGGCCGACTGGGCCCAACTGGCCAAGGACATGGGCGCGAAGTACACGGTGCTCACGGCCCGCCACCACGACGGCTTCGCGCTGTGGCCCTCCACCCACCCGAACGCCTGGCACGCGGGACAGGCCCCGCTCCAGGCGGACTTCATCGGCCGGTACGTCACCGCCGTACGCGATGCCGGCCTGAAGGTGGGCCTGTACATCTCGCCGCTGAGCTGGCGCTACCCGGGCTACTACGACGTCAACGGCACCAACTGTCTGGCCAACAAGTGGGGTTACACCACCGATCCCGCGCACAAGGAGAACGCGCGGATCATGAAGAACGAGCTGTACCAGCAGGTCAGGGAGTTGGTCACCCAGTACGGCAAGATCGACGACCTGTGGTGGGACGGCGGCTGGCTCGGCCAGCAGGGCTCCGACGCGTCCGCCGCGTTCTTCTGGGAACCGGGCAGGTTCCGCGACCCGGCGAACGAGTGGCCGGTGGACTCCGCCCACAGCGAGACCGACCCCGCCACCGGCAAGCCGCTGGGCCTGACCGGACTCGTGCGCAAGCATCAGCCGGACATCGTCACCACCCTGCGCTCCGGCTGGATCGGCGACTTCACCAGCGAGGAGGGCCCTTCCGTTCCGTCCGGTGCGATCCGTACCGGCAAGGTGGCGGAGAAGTGCTTCACCATCGGTGGTGCCTGGGGCTACAAGGCCGGCGCGAGCGTGATGGGCTTCGGCACGGCCATGAACATCCTGGTCAACGCCTGGGTGCGGAACATGACCTGCCTGGTCAACGTCGGTCCGGACCGCACCGGTGCGGTCCCCACCGCCCAGGCGGACCTGGTGCGCAGGATCGGTTCCTTCATGACCACCTGCGGCGAGGCCGTCTACGGCACCACCGGCGGCCCCTGGCAGCCTCTCGACGGCAAGTACGGCTACACGTACAAGGGGAGCACCTTCTACCTCCACCTGTTGCCCGGCTACAGCGGCACCTCTTTCACCACCCCCTCGATAGGGGACGCCCAGGTCACACGCGTCTACGACGTGGCCTCGGGTACCGACCTGCCGTACTCCGTCGGCGCGGACGGCAAGGTGACGGTCACCGGGATCGATCGGACCCGCATCCCCGAGGACAGCGTGGTCGGCGTGGCCCTGGACCGGACGGTGCAGCCGGCCGACATCGCCGTGGGCAAGGCAGCCACCGCCAGCAGCCAGGAGACGTCCAAGGGCAACACCGCGGCCATGTCTGTCGACGGGGCCACCGTCACCCGCTGGTGCGCGAACAACGGCAACACCGGGAACTGGCTCAAGGTCGATCTGGGAGCGGCCAAGTCCCTCACCGGCGCCCGGATCGCATGGGAGCTGGACGCCACCAACTACCGCTACCGGATCGAGGGTTCCACCGACAGCGCCACCTGGACCACGCTCGCCGACCGTACCGACACCACCAGCACCAGCCAGGTGCAGACCGTCGTACTCAGTGGACAGGCACGCTACGTACGGGTGACGGTCACCGGACTGCCCGCCGGGGTCTGGGCGTCCATCCGCAACCTGGAGATCTACGACCGGCCCTTCACCGCGGACCTGGGCACCTTCCGGCTGGTGAACCGCAAGAGCGGCAAGGTCATGGACGTCAGCGACGCCTCCGGCGCCGACGGCGCCGCCATCATCCAGTGGCCCTCGACCGGCGGCACCAACCAGCAGTGGAAGCTGCTGCCGAACGCCGACGGCTCCTACCGACTGGCCAACGTCCGCAGCGGCAAACTCCTGGAGAGCCCGGACAACTCGCTCAAGGGCGCGATCCTGGACCAGTCGACCGACGACGGTGGCGACAACCAGTGGTGGAACCTGGTCCCCTCACAGGCCGGTGGCTACTACCGGCTCGTCAACGTCCGTAACGGATGGTGCGCCGACGTCAAGGACGCCGCCACCACGGACGGTGTCAAGGTCATCCAGTGGCCCACCACCGACGGCCCCAACCAGGACTGGCAGCTCGTCGCCCTGTGA